In a genomic window of Acidilobus saccharovorans 345-15:
- a CDS encoding DUF460 domain-containing protein, with protein sequence MSSEGAPQELYMGVDIESGSPLSSTNRAKYSVVIIDQSLKLIAKHQSVPLATIIRLAWEYRPRSIASDNVMELSLDGSTESIARLLSLLPPGTKLVQATATEDGLVDVLEAARRAGIDVASSKLSPMRTAFIVAAVVAKGGGQSVGFSREKTYIVVSRGRNTKSGGWSQARYQRRIRASVKIAADKVKEALDNANIDYDVFYKTSEGGLDSAIFIVYAPREKLIGIVRPHRGIDYSIRIETKYEGELVFGGATSKPSRPLIVGVDAGMTTGLAVLDLEGRVLHLGSYKELDRGKIVSIVSSLGKPVIVTTDVADPPELIRKLAAQLGAQLYLPNYNMSVAEKEYLASRATANSELKPKTPHERDSLAAAYRAFIEYHNKLSQVEAYASKLEFDIDIDELKADVVKGATLAEAVEKQIAKLLGNIDEKYESMNVINRQQVQQPCADSSKVELLEAQKMSLEKQLEDLRQRLFYEERELYLAKKQLKAELLKDDEIRALKGRVSELESSLAKLQGEQEHLQEEIQSLRRVLVDVASGRLVVARRVSELRSSQLKRSEEQLGPISANEVVIVDNVTAFDSNAVEYLSKAGVKAILVNDADSPLANAAKNRRIAPLRVNEYAIIQVAGLYFVSSKVISDAMEFIAKLKSQESSDAALLSLLNEYRAMRGKGSTP encoded by the coding sequence ATGTCCTCAGAGGGGGCACCCCAGGAACTTTACATGGGCGTAGACATAGAGTCCGGGAGCCCTCTCTCGTCTACCAATAGAGCTAAGTACTCGGTAGTTATCATAGACCAGTCCCTTAAGCTTATTGCAAAGCATCAGTCCGTGCCCCTAGCAACAATTATAAGGCTAGCGTGGGAATATAGGCCCAGATCCATAGCTTCAGATAATGTCATGGAGCTCTCCCTTGACGGTTCGACAGAGAGCATAGCCAGGCTTCTTTCCCTGCTGCCACCTGGCACTAAGCTCGTTCAGGCGACCGCCACTGAGGATGGCCTAGTTGACGTTCTGGAAGCTGCTAGGAGGGCTGGCATTGACGTCGCTTCCTCCAAGCTTTCGCCAATGAGGACGGCGTTCATAGTGGCTGCCGTAGTGGCTAAAGGAGGAGGCCAAAGTGTAGGCTTCAGCAGGGAGAAGACGTACATAGTAGTAAGCAGGGGACGAAACACTAAAAGTGGGGGATGGAGCCAGGCAAGATATCAGAGAAGGATAAGGGCCTCTGTCAAAATAGCGGCAGACAAAGTGAAGGAGGCCCTAGATAATGCCAACATAGACTATGACGTCTTCTACAAGACGAGCGAAGGAGGGCTTGATTCAGCCATATTCATTGTATACGCGCCTCGCGAGAAGCTGATAGGAATAGTCAGGCCGCACCGCGGCATAGATTATTCCATAAGGATAGAGACCAAATACGAAGGCGAGCTTGTTTTTGGCGGCGCGACGTCGAAGCCGTCAAGGCCCCTTATAGTTGGCGTCGACGCTGGCATGACTACAGGCCTTGCCGTGCTTGACCTTGAAGGCAGGGTACTGCACCTGGGCAGCTATAAAGAGCTTGACAGAGGTAAGATAGTCAGCATAGTCTCAAGCCTTGGAAAGCCCGTTATTGTGACTACAGATGTCGCAGACCCGCCTGAGCTCATTAGAAAGCTCGCCGCCCAGTTAGGCGCTCAGCTTTACCTGCCTAATTATAACATGTCCGTGGCTGAGAAGGAGTACCTCGCTTCAAGAGCCACCGCGAATTCAGAGCTTAAACCAAAGACCCCACATGAAAGGGATTCCCTTGCAGCAGCATATAGGGCGTTCATAGAATATCACAACAAGCTCTCACAGGTGGAGGCCTACGCTTCAAAGCTAGAGTTTGACATAGATATAGATGAGCTTAAAGCCGATGTGGTGAAGGGGGCCACCCTGGCTGAGGCTGTAGAGAAACAGATAGCAAAGCTTTTAGGCAATATTGATGAGAAATACGAAAGCATGAACGTTATTAATAGGCAACAAGTGCAACAGCCATGCGCAGATAGTTCAAAGGTTGAACTCCTCGAAGCTCAGAAGATGTCGCTCGAGAAGCAGCTTGAAGACCTGCGCCAGAGGCTGTTCTATGAGGAAAGGGAGCTCTATCTTGCCAAGAAGCAGCTCAAAGCCGAACTACTTAAGGATGATGAGATAAGGGCTCTCAAGGGAAGGGTCTCAGAGCTTGAATCCTCGCTTGCTAAGCTTCAGGGAGAGCAGGAACACCTTCAAGAGGAAATTCAGAGCCTCAGAAGGGTACTCGTTGATGTGGCCTCGGGAAGACTGGTTGTCGCCCGGAGAGTAAGTGAGCTGAGAAGCTCGCAGCTCAAAAGGTCTGAGGAGCAACTCGGCCCCATAAGCGCTAACGAAGTAGTTATAGTAGACAATGTTACAGCATTTGACAGTAACGCAGTAGAGTACCTTTCTAAAGCTGGAGTGAAGGCCATACTTGTCAACGATGCTGACTCGCCGCTGGCTAACGCGGCCAAGAATCGCAGAATAGCCCCCCTCAGAGTTAACGAATACGCTATAATACAGGTAGCAGGGCTATACTTCGTTAGCTCTAAAGTAATAAGTGATGCCATGGAATTCATAGCAAAACTCAAGTCCCAGGAAAGCTCTGACGCCGCTCTGTTAAGCCTGCTTAACGAGTACAGAGCCATGAGAGGCAAAGGCTCCACGCCTTAA
- a CDS encoding RIO1 family regulatory kinase/ATPase → MLKLFRLPIKAEAVLPTLTLNDRIRAIDDVSRELLISIYRMHRKFSFVPISVIEAVSKVPHELTVKALSGLTDSGLLRSKIVSGEHAYQLTFAGLDVLSVVRLIRRGVIERVGDKVGVGKESDVYLAWTPSGSPVSLKFHKEGARSFRTLAKKRSYGRVLERAQWIDVAIESAGRELRALVMVSRMGGLVPKPITSELHCVVTEYLDGTELISYRALSREQALKVLDDVINTVTIAFKEVGIVHGDLSPYNIMVVQKNDDINGYIIDWPQYIDASDPRAREALMEDLRRLASYFNKSFGLELSAEDLIRRVVGNG, encoded by the coding sequence GTGCTTAAGCTTTTTCGCCTCCCAATTAAAGCTGAGGCGGTGCTCCCAACGCTGACATTAAACGATAGAATACGGGCTATTGATGATGTCTCACGCGAGCTACTCATATCCATCTATAGGATGCACAGGAAGTTTTCGTTTGTACCGATTAGCGTTATAGAGGCCGTATCCAAGGTACCTCACGAGTTGACTGTCAAGGCCCTTTCCGGGTTAACGGACTCGGGCCTCCTGAGATCAAAAATAGTGTCTGGGGAGCACGCCTATCAGCTCACCTTCGCTGGCCTTGACGTCCTCTCAGTAGTTAGACTTATCAGAAGGGGCGTTATTGAAAGAGTTGGCGATAAAGTAGGTGTCGGCAAGGAAAGCGATGTGTACTTGGCCTGGACCCCTTCGGGCAGCCCTGTCTCGCTGAAGTTCCACAAGGAGGGGGCCAGATCTTTCAGAACGCTAGCCAAGAAAAGAAGCTATGGAAGGGTCCTCGAGAGAGCGCAATGGATAGACGTAGCTATAGAAAGCGCTGGGAGAGAGCTGAGAGCCCTAGTTATGGTAAGCAGGATGGGAGGCCTGGTGCCTAAACCTATAACCTCTGAGCTACACTGTGTTGTTACAGAATATTTAGATGGAACCGAACTTATATCGTATAGGGCTCTCAGCAGGGAGCAGGCTCTCAAGGTGCTCGATGACGTCATAAACACCGTCACTATAGCGTTCAAGGAAGTAGGCATTGTGCACGGCGATTTAAGCCCTTATAACATAATGGTTGTGCAGAAAAATGATGATATAAACGGTTACATAATAGACTGGCCTCAATACATAGATGCCTCAGACCCGCGAGCTAGGGAGGCCCTCATGGAGGATCTAAGAAGGCTTGCCTCATATTTTAATAAAAGCTTTGGCCTGGAACTTTCAGCTGAGGACCTAATCAGGAGAGTTGTGGGGAACGGCTGA
- a CDS encoding ArsR/SmtB family transcription factor, translating into MEESIPTKEGIYPRDGTLYVVGSRAIAKVSSALASESRAKILAILQKGPTDLEDIATLINQSKANVSSQIRKLEEAGIVRSHYVPGQRGIKKVVELMINKIVFMITPEQEHGMSQTGPKS; encoded by the coding sequence ATGGAGGAGAGCATACCAACAAAAGAGGGAATTTATCCGAGAGATGGTACCCTTTACGTTGTTGGCTCACGCGCAATAGCAAAGGTCTCATCTGCACTGGCAAGCGAGAGCAGGGCAAAAATTCTGGCCATACTCCAGAAAGGGCCTACAGACCTTGAGGACATAGCCACGCTTATAAACCAAAGCAAGGCCAACGTGAGCAGCCAGATAAGGAAGCTTGAGGAGGCAGGCATAGTCAGGTCTCATTACGTGCCGGGACAGAGGGGTATCAAGAAGGTAGTGGAACTTATGATAAACAAGATAGTATTTATGATAACGCCTGAGCAGGAGCACGGTATGAGCCAGACAGGCCCCAAGAGCTGA
- a CDS encoding MFS transporter produces the protein MERASRSPYVILADLTLVTMLTMYVEAMVIPSLPHIQSALAATNEEAAWVVSAYLVVGAAVAPLFGKMGDVYGKKKLYMIALSFYSIAVLTAGFAPNIFALIAARAVQGFGFTLFPLGLSIITDTFPRRLVAVAQGILSAMVAIGMTIGMIAGAYIEEYLGWRAMFHIAFGLSIVMLMASLIVLESYPPVSHERIDYVSTVLLSLGTALILLYLTEAPYRGWTTIAQLPLLITGAALYFSFFIYETRSTRTLIRLDLLRQRNVMVANIAGLISGVAMFMLYLGVIYFAEESPPYGLGLSVIDAAMSLLPATLAMIVISPLVGHATSTLGPKPVLIYGSLVSTVGFMLFVINRSGPLQLAIDSFVTGVGIVSIMVPIVNMIAVSVPADSVTVSLGFNTMVRFLGSSVGPVLAATLLTTYRAYLPFEFSGRLFMFSEGSSTAFNYIFYIGALASLATLVVSLFTKNYVLRQKRHVTAF, from the coding sequence ATGGAAAGGGCCTCTAGAAGCCCCTATGTCATACTGGCTGACCTGACGCTAGTAACTATGCTAACGATGTACGTTGAAGCCATGGTCATACCGTCATTGCCTCACATTCAGTCAGCGCTTGCAGCAACCAATGAGGAGGCCGCGTGGGTCGTCTCAGCGTACCTGGTGGTTGGCGCTGCGGTGGCGCCCCTCTTTGGAAAGATGGGCGACGTTTATGGCAAGAAGAAGCTCTACATGATTGCCTTGTCTTTCTACTCTATAGCAGTTCTCACCGCTGGCTTCGCGCCTAACATATTCGCGCTCATAGCCGCCAGAGCCGTTCAGGGATTCGGCTTCACGCTGTTCCCGCTGGGGCTTTCCATAATAACCGACACGTTCCCGCGTCGCTTAGTTGCCGTGGCGCAGGGAATACTGAGCGCTATGGTTGCCATAGGCATGACCATAGGCATGATAGCAGGCGCCTACATAGAGGAGTACCTGGGGTGGCGTGCCATGTTTCACATAGCTTTTGGGCTTTCAATAGTGATGCTCATGGCTTCATTGATAGTGTTGGAGTCCTACCCCCCTGTAAGCCATGAACGCATAGACTATGTCAGCACGGTGCTCCTTTCCTTGGGCACAGCGCTAATCCTTCTGTACCTAACCGAGGCTCCCTACAGAGGATGGACTACGATAGCCCAGCTGCCGCTTTTAATTACGGGAGCAGCGCTTTACTTCAGCTTCTTTATATATGAGACCAGGTCTACAAGGACGTTGATAAGGCTTGACCTACTTAGACAGAGAAATGTGATGGTAGCTAACATAGCAGGCCTCATATCAGGCGTTGCCATGTTTATGCTTTACCTTGGAGTTATATACTTCGCGGAGGAGTCTCCGCCTTATGGTCTGGGCCTTTCGGTCATCGATGCTGCCATGTCCTTGCTCCCAGCGACGCTCGCAATGATAGTCATTTCTCCCCTTGTTGGCCACGCCACCTCAACGCTGGGACCCAAGCCGGTCCTCATATATGGCTCACTGGTCTCAACAGTTGGTTTCATGCTCTTCGTTATAAACAGGTCAGGGCCCCTTCAGCTTGCCATAGACTCCTTCGTGACGGGGGTAGGCATAGTGTCCATAATGGTGCCCATAGTTAACATGATAGCTGTCTCAGTGCCCGCTGACAGCGTGACTGTGAGCCTAGGGTTCAACACCATGGTTAGGTTCCTGGGCTCTTCAGTTGGCCCTGTCCTAGCTGCTACGCTATTGACAACCTACAGGGCTTACCTGCCCTTCGAGTTCTCTGGAAGGCTTTTCATGTTTTCAGAGGGCAGCAGCACTGCCTTTAACTACATCTTCTATATTGGAGCTTTAGCGTCACTTGCTACACTAGTGGTTTCACTCTTCACTAAGAACTATGTCCTCAGACAGAAGCGTCACGTTACAGCTTTTTAG